One uncultured Tolumonas sp. DNA segment encodes these proteins:
- a CDS encoding UDP-glucose/GDP-mannose dehydrogenase family protein, whose amino-acid sequence MRISIFGMGYVGAVCTACLAQRGHQIIGVDVSKHKVELINAGRSPIVEPGLDELLAAGKNAGRIRATNDYTDAIQNSDITMVCVPTPSKRNGDLSLEYIEAVCREIGMAMRDKPSRHTVIIRSTVLPGTVKGVVLPILEDCAQMKAGVDFGLGVNPEFLRESTALRDYDEPPMTVVGVLDDETGRLMESLYSDLTAPFICKPIEIAEMVKYTCNVWHAVKVSFANEIGSIAKELHVDGREVMDVVCRDNKLNISSYYMKPGFAFGGSCLPKDVRALNYRASQLDVQTPLISSLMHSNENQVKRAFQMIESLNKRKIGMLGLSFKAETDDLRESPLVELAEMLIGKGYQLSIYDRNVKFASVHGANRDYINGKIPHVSSLLAEDESELLDNVDVLIVGNKDKAFQAMLESWPEEKYLVDLAGFMTNTSVVNKQGICW is encoded by the coding sequence ATGCGTATCAGTATCTTTGGTATGGGTTATGTTGGCGCAGTTTGTACTGCCTGCCTTGCACAGCGTGGCCACCAGATCATCGGGGTCGATGTTTCCAAACATAAAGTTGAACTGATCAATGCCGGCCGTTCGCCCATTGTGGAGCCGGGGTTGGATGAATTACTAGCTGCAGGTAAAAACGCCGGTCGGATCCGGGCGACAAATGATTACACCGATGCTATTCAGAACAGCGACATTACCATGGTCTGTGTTCCGACACCGAGCAAACGTAATGGCGACCTGAGTCTGGAGTATATCGAGGCCGTTTGCCGCGAAATTGGCATGGCTATGCGGGATAAACCTTCCCGACATACGGTGATCATCCGCAGTACTGTCTTACCGGGCACGGTGAAGGGGGTAGTGTTACCAATATTGGAAGATTGCGCCCAGATGAAAGCCGGTGTGGATTTCGGCTTAGGGGTCAACCCGGAATTTCTACGGGAAAGCACCGCGTTGCGCGATTATGACGAGCCACCAATGACCGTCGTAGGTGTACTGGATGACGAAACTGGTCGTTTGATGGAGTCGCTTTACAGCGACTTAACGGCACCGTTTATCTGTAAGCCGATTGAAATCGCAGAAATGGTGAAATACACCTGCAATGTCTGGCATGCGGTAAAAGTCAGCTTTGCCAATGAAATTGGTAGTATTGCAAAAGAGCTGCATGTGGATGGCCGTGAGGTCATGGATGTGGTGTGCCGCGACAATAAACTCAATATTTCCAGTTATTACATGAAACCCGGCTTTGCTTTTGGTGGTTCGTGTCTGCCAAAAGATGTACGGGCGCTCAACTACCGCGCATCTCAACTGGATGTGCAAACTCCGCTCATTTCTTCGTTAATGCACAGTAACGAAAATCAGGTGAAACGTGCGTTTCAGATGATTGAGTCACTGAACAAACGCAAGATCGGCATGTTGGGCTTAAGTTTCAAAGCCGAAACGGATGATCTGCGCGAAAGCCCGCTGGTGGAACTGGCCGAGATGTTGATCGGCAAGGGTTATCAGCTTTCCATCTATGACCGCAACGTCAAATTTGCCAGTGTGCATGGTGCCAACCGTGATTACATCAATGGCAAGATCCCCCATGTCTCTTCTTTGTTGGCAGAAGACGAATCGGAGCTACTCGACAATGTCGATGTGCTGATCGTGGGCAACAAAGATAAGGCATTTCAAGCCATGCTGGAGTCGTGGCCGGAGGAGAAATATCTGGTCGATTTAGCCGGTTTTATGACGAACACATCGGTCGTCAATAAACAGGGTATTTGCTGGTAA
- a CDS encoding glycosyltransferase family 2 protein produces the protein MQWMQTTTGWLLLGCLLCSLALLVPPEVFSAGHPEFLLVVGGIGLWRYGVGLMHYLRGLFFCYVVFPRHRKQAAAAVLAQPPSHIYLMVTSFRIDAMTTAMVYRSVISEAIHCGYPATVVASIVELSDESLIHSLWQQAAPPQDRVTLRFVRIPGTGKRDGLANGFRAIARDMPDAQALVAVVDGDTVLSDGIIRQSCPYFSLFPNVGALTTNEYCDVLGSYWMSQWHKLRFAQRHISMCSMALSKRVLTLTGRMSLFRASVVTEPEFISDVENDHLDHWRLGRFKFLTGDDKSSWFSMMRQGWDTYYVPDAEITTVEHPPSKSFIAAARQLMFRWYGNSLRQNSRATRLGIKRLGWFTYYVLFDQRISMWTSVLGLTAAVLAGFKYDIGYPVIYLLWIALTRTLVSLMLLASGHKVGPGFPLMLYFNQIFGSLIKIYVVFRLDRQSWTRQNTKLKHDHGAFQTWFNRWSTTAMTFSAVSVFMAVVVHLV, from the coding sequence ATGCAATGGATGCAAACTACGACAGGCTGGTTATTGCTGGGGTGCTTGCTTTGCTCGTTGGCATTGTTGGTGCCGCCCGAAGTGTTTTCCGCCGGGCACCCTGAATTTTTGCTGGTGGTCGGTGGGATCGGGTTGTGGCGTTATGGCGTAGGTTTAATGCATTACCTGCGTGGGCTGTTCTTTTGTTATGTCGTGTTTCCTCGCCATCGCAAGCAGGCTGCCGCGGCTGTGCTGGCGCAGCCACCTTCACATATCTATTTGATGGTGACCAGTTTTCGCATTGATGCGATGACTACTGCCATGGTCTATCGCTCGGTGATCAGTGAAGCCATTCATTGTGGTTATCCGGCTACGGTAGTGGCGTCGATTGTTGAGCTGTCGGATGAATCGCTGATCCACTCCTTGTGGCAACAGGCTGCACCACCGCAGGATCGCGTCACGTTACGATTCGTCCGTATTCCTGGCACAGGCAAACGTGATGGGCTGGCGAATGGTTTTCGGGCCATTGCGCGGGATATGCCGGATGCACAGGCGCTGGTCGCGGTAGTGGATGGCGATACGGTGTTGTCTGACGGCATTATTCGCCAGTCATGTCCTTACTTTTCGTTATTTCCCAATGTTGGCGCGCTGACCACCAATGAATATTGCGATGTGCTGGGCAGTTACTGGATGAGCCAGTGGCACAAGCTGCGTTTTGCCCAACGACATATCAGCATGTGCTCGATGGCATTGTCAAAACGGGTATTAACCCTGACCGGACGTATGTCGCTGTTCCGCGCCAGTGTAGTGACTGAGCCGGAGTTCATCTCGGATGTGGAGAACGATCACCTGGATCACTGGCGACTCGGGCGCTTCAAATTCCTGACCGGCGATGACAAATCGAGCTGGTTTAGCATGATGCGTCAGGGCTGGGATACCTATTACGTCCCCGATGCGGAAATCACTACGGTAGAACATCCACCATCAAAAAGTTTTATTGCTGCGGCTCGTCAGCTGATGTTTCGCTGGTATGGCAATTCATTACGGCAAAATTCACGGGCCACCCGGCTTGGTATCAAACGTCTGGGCTGGTTTACCTATTACGTGTTGTTTGATCAACGCATCTCGATGTGGACCAGTGTCTTGGGGCTGACGGCGGCGGTGTTAGCCGGTTTCAAATATGACATTGGTTATCCGGTGATCTATCTGCTGTGGATCGCACTGACCCGCACGCTGGTGTCACTGATGCTGCTGGCTTCTGGCCACAAAGTGGGGCCGGGTTTCCCGCTGATGCTCTATTTCAACCAAATCTTTGGCTCGCTGATCAAAATCTACGTGGTGTTCCGCCTGGATCGCCAGTCGTGGACACGTCAAAACACCAAACTGAAACATGATCATGGTGCGTTTCAAACTTGGTTTAACCGCTGGTCCACGACAGCCATGACGTTCTCGGCGGTCAGTGTATTTATGGCGGTAGTAGTTCATCTGGTTTAG